The proteins below are encoded in one region of Shewanella algae:
- a CDS encoding NAD(P)/FAD-dependent oxidoreductase, which translates to MIGAEHQLNAKFVVDASGARASFAQTQGSKKQSNHALVSLGRRFIITDKHYPLSQQTHLEAVENGWWYAARLPNDRVLISLTTDPQTAKTLKLHETNNWLDILVNSPNTKALLQGVTPEDTQPKRYPASSFCLNPATGKNWLAIGDAACTFDPITSGGIIKAMADGVTCADIIAGIFKTSGHDTHHGLMQYQQMLIQRYQHYLAMRAHYYQQEKRFLNSPFWQKMQAMSPHKIHSKMELQANLT; encoded by the coding sequence TTGATTGGGGCTGAACATCAACTCAATGCTAAGTTCGTCGTTGATGCCAGCGGGGCACGCGCCAGCTTCGCCCAAACCCAGGGAAGTAAAAAACAATCAAACCATGCCCTGGTAAGCCTGGGACGCCGCTTTATCATCACAGATAAACACTATCCTTTGTCACAGCAAACACACCTTGAAGCTGTTGAAAATGGCTGGTGGTATGCCGCCCGTCTGCCAAATGACAGAGTACTGATAAGCTTAACGACGGATCCCCAAACAGCTAAAACACTCAAGCTTCATGAGACAAACAACTGGCTCGATATCCTGGTTAACTCTCCCAATACCAAGGCGCTGCTGCAGGGAGTCACTCCCGAAGATACCCAGCCTAAACGCTATCCAGCCTCCTCATTTTGTTTAAACCCTGCCACAGGCAAAAACTGGCTTGCCATTGGTGATGCTGCCTGTACATTCGATCCCATCACCTCAGGCGGGATCATCAAAGCCATGGCCGACGGTGTCACCTGTGCAGATATCATCGCGGGTATATTCAAAACATCAGGTCATGACACTCACCATGGTCTGATGCAATATCAGCAAATGCTCATCCAGCGCTACCAGCATTACCTGGCCATGCGTGCTCATTACTATCAGCAGGAAAAACGTTTTTTAAACAGCCCCTTTTGGCAAAAAATGCAGGCTATGAGCCCTCACAAGATTC